Proteins encoded together in one Lathyrus oleraceus cultivar Zhongwan6 chromosome 5, CAAS_Psat_ZW6_1.0, whole genome shotgun sequence window:
- the LOC127088023 gene encoding calcium-transporting ATPase 1 encodes MESYLNQNFGDVKPKNSSEEALQRWRKLCWVVKNRKRRFRFTANLSKRFEAEAIRRSNQEKFRVAVLVSQAALQFIHGLSLSSEYRVPEEVKAAGFEICADEAGSIVDGRDVKKLKIHGGVEGITGKLKSSVNDGVSTSEPFLNRRKEIYGINKFAESPARGFWVFVWEALQDTTLMILAVCAFVSLVVGIIMEGWPKGAQDGIGIVASILLVVFVTATSDYRQSLQFKDLDKEKKKITVQVTRNGYRQKISIYDLLPGDIVHLNIGDQVPADGLFVSGFSVLINESSLTGESEPVNVSDLNPFLLSGTKVQDGSCKMLVTTVGMRTQWGKLMATLSEGGDDETPLQVKLNGVATIIGKIGLFFAVVTFSVLVQGLFSRKLQEGSQWAWSGDDAMEIVEFFAIAVTIVVVAVPEGLPLAVTLSLAFAMKKMMNDKALVRHLAACETMGSATTICSDKTGTLTTNHMTVVKACVCGKIKEVTSSIDSSDFSFDLPDSAMAILLESIFNNTGGEVVKNENGKIEILGSPTETAILEFGLSLGGDFQKERQVSKLVKVEPFNSIKKRMGVVLQLPDGGYRAHCKGASEIILAACDKYVDSNGEVVPLDEDSISHLNDTIEKFANEALRTLCLAYIDIHDEFLVGSSIPINGYTCIGIVGIKDPVRPGVRESVAICKAAGITVRMVTGDNINTAKAIARECGILTDGIAIEGHEFREMSEEELLDIIPKIQVMARSSPMDKHTLVKHLRTTFEEVVSVTGDGTNDAPALHEADIGLAMGIAGTEVAKESADVIILDDNFSTIVTVAKWGRSVYINIQKFVQFQLTVNVVALIVNFTSACLTGNAPLTAVQLLWVNMIMDTLGALALATEPPTDELMKRPPVGRKGNFISNVMWRNIAGQSIYQFVIIWLLQTRGKTTFHLDGPDGDLILNTLIFNSFVFCQVFNEISSRDMERINVFEGILKNYVFTAVLTCTTIFQIVIVEFLGTYANTSPLSLKLWFVSVFLGILGMPIGAAIKMIPV; translated from the exons ATGGAGAGTTACCTGAATCAGAATTTCGGTGATGTGAAGCCGAAAAACTCATCGGAAGAAGCGCTTCAGAGATGGAGGAAGCTTTGTTGGGTTGTTAAGAATCGTAAAAGAAGGTTTCGTTTTACTGCTAATCTTTCTAAGCGATTTGAAGCTGAAGCTATAAGACGTTCAAATCAG GAGAAATTCAGAGTTGCAGTGTTGGTTTCACAAGCTGCACTTCAGTTTATCCATG GCCTAAGCTTGTCAAGTGAGTACAGAGTACCGGAGGAAGTTAAAGCTGCAGGTTTTGAAATTTGTGCTGATGAGGCGGGATCAATTGTTGATGGACGTGATGTGAAGAAGTTAAAAATTCATGGTGGGGTGGAGGGTATCACGGGCAAACTCAAATCGTCTGTCAATGATGGGGTATCAACATCTGAGCCCTTCCTGAATCGGAGAAAAGAGATTTATGGAATTAATAAATTCGCTGAAAGTCCAGCCCGGGGATTTTGGGTTTTTGTATGGGAAGCACTTCAAGATACAACCCTTATGATACTTGCGGTCTGTGCTTTTGTTTCTTTAGTGGTTGGTATAATAATGGAAGGGTGGCCTAAGGGTGCACAAGATGGGATTGGTATTGTTGCTAGCATTTTGCTTGTAGTGTTTGTCACTGCCACTAGTGATTACAGACAATCGTTGCAGTTTAAGGATCTAgacaaagagaagaaaaaaattACCGTGCAAGTCACACGAAATGGATATAGACAGAAAATTTCAATATATGATTTACTTCCTGGTGATATTGTCCATCTAAATATCGGAGATCAAGTCCCTGCTGATGGGCTTTTTGTGTCCGGTTTTTCTGTGTTGATAAATGAATCAAGTTTGACGGGAGAAAGTGAACCAGTGAATGTTAGCGATCTTAATCCGTTTCTTCTATCTGGAACTAAGGTCCAGGATGGATCATGTAAGATGCTTGTGACTACGGTTGGAATGAGAACTCAGTGGGGTAAATTAATGGCTACTCTAAGTGAAGGGGGAGACGATGAAACTCCCTTGCAGGTGAAACTCAATGGTGTGGCTACCATTATTGGGAAAATAGGCCTGTTTTTTGCTGTCGTGACTTTCTCTGTGTTGGTCCAAGGGCTATTTAGCCGCAAGCTGCAAGAAGGTTCCCAATGGGCATGGTCTGGTGACGATGCTATGGAAATTGTGGAATTTTTTGCTATTGCTGTTACAATCGTTGTTGTTGCTGTTCCTGAAGGTTTACCTTTAGCTGTGACATTGAGCCTTGCTTTCGCCATGAAAAAGATGATGAACGATAAGGCACTTGTCCGTCATTTGGCTGCTTGTGAGACGATGGGGTCTGCCACTACTATCTGTAGTGACAAGACGGGTACATTAACTACTAATCATATGACTGTTGTAAAAGCTTGCGTATGCGGGAAGATTAAAGAGGTAACGAGCTCTATTGACTCTTCTGATTTCTCATTTGATCTTCCTGATTCTGCTATGGCAATTCTACTTGAATCAATATTCAATAACACCGGAGGAGAAGTTGTCAAAAATGAAAATGGGAAGATTGAGATTCTGGGATCACCAACCGAGACTGCAATTTTGGAATTTGGGCTGTCACTTGGTGGTGATTTCCAAAAAGAACGACAAGTTTCAAAACTTGTGAAAGTTGAACCATTTAACTCCATAAAAAAGCGCATGGGGGTAGTTCTTCAGCTTCCTGATGGTGGTTACAGAGCACACTGCAAGGGTGCATCTGAAATAATTCTCGCTGCATGTGACAAATATGTAGACTCGAATGGCGAGGTTGTTCCACTTGATGAAGACTCGATCAGTCACTTGAATGATACGATTGAAAAATTTGCCAATGAAGCTCTCCGAACCCTTTGCCTTGCTTACATAGATATTCATGATGAGTTTTTAGTTGGAAGTTCTATTCCCATAAATGGTTACACTTGCATAGGAATAGTGGGTATTAAAGATCCAGTTCGTCCTGGTGTTCGAGAGTCTGTAGCCATTTGTAAGGCCGCCGGTATTACTGTTAGGATGGTTACTGGAGATAACATAAATACTGCAAAGGCAATTGCTAGAGAATGTGGGATTTTAACAGATGGTATAGCAATTGAAGGCCACGAATTCCGTGAGATGAGTGAGGAAGAATTACTTGATATAATTCCAAAAATTCAG GTAATGGCTCGATCTTCACCCATGGATAAGCATACCCTAGTGAAACACTTGAGGACAACATTTGAAGAGGTTGTTTCAGTTACTGGTGATGGTACAAATGATGCACCAGCACTTCATGAAGCAGATATTGGACTTGCAATGGGCATTGCTGGAACTGAG GTAGCTAAAGAAAGTGCTGATGTAATAATTCTAGATGATAATTTTTCAACTATTGTGACTGTGGCCAAATGGGGCCGTTCAGTCTACATAAACATACAGAAATTTGTGCAGTTCCAGCTAACTGTAAATGTTGTTGCTTTGATAGTCAACTTCACCTCTGCTTGTTTGACTG GAAATGCTCCCCTTACTGCGGTTCAACTTTTATGGGTCAATATGATTATGGACACTCTTGGAGCACTTGCACTTGCCACTGAACCTCCTACTGATGAGTTGATGAAAAGACCACCAGTTGGTAGGAAAGGAAACTTTATCAGTAATGTAATGTGGAGGAATATCGCGGGGCAGTCTATATATCAATTTGTCATAATCTGGTTACTCCAGACAAGAGGAAAAACAACTTTTCATCTTGACGGCCCAGATGGTGATCTGATATTGAATACACTCATTTTCAATTCATTTGTATTCTGTCAG GTTTTCAATGAGATCAGTTCGAGAGATATGGAAAGGATAAATGTTTTTGAAGGTATACTGAAGAATTATGTGTTCACAGCAGTCCTCACCTGCACAACCATCTTCCAAATTGTAATAGTTGAATTCTTGGGCACCTATGCCAACACATCTCCCCTTAGTTTGAAACTGTGGTTCGTTAGCGTTTTCCTTGGAATCCTTGGCATGCCGATTGGAGCAGCTATAAAGATGATACCTGTCTAA